In the genome of Pseudobacteriovorax antillogorgiicola, one region contains:
- a CDS encoding 6-phosphogluconolactonase, whose protein sequence is MKILSCADDRTFIDLSLQWLRKTVEDMDIRKIFVPAGNTPKTLYQHIEQESFPWLQNVTFVQIDELLDVPPKIRFRSFLEDYLPTYRNQIHWIDQGPLDGVGATILGLGINGHIAFHEPHMSPGFRFGEVTLSSESCRYLRLPEGTRGVSYGVGSFMASERVLLLVVGESKQKALDGMLRNDRRFPATWLREHPDLTIIYRSDQVKAEQQ, encoded by the coding sequence ATGAAGATATTATCTTGTGCGGACGACAGAACCTTTATCGACCTATCCCTGCAATGGCTTAGAAAAACCGTTGAAGATATGGATATTCGGAAGATATTTGTGCCTGCTGGCAACACACCCAAGACTCTCTATCAGCATATAGAGCAGGAGTCGTTTCCTTGGCTCCAAAATGTTACCTTCGTGCAGATCGACGAACTTCTCGACGTTCCCCCTAAGATTCGATTTCGCTCCTTTCTTGAAGACTATCTTCCTACTTATCGAAACCAGATTCATTGGATTGATCAGGGCCCACTAGATGGAGTCGGTGCTACTATCCTAGGCCTGGGTATCAATGGTCACATTGCCTTTCACGAACCCCATATGAGCCCTGGGTTTCGATTTGGCGAAGTAACGCTTTCATCTGAATCATGCCGCTATCTGCGACTGCCTGAAGGCACACGGGGGGTTAGCTATGGGGTGGGAAGCTTCATGGCCAGTGAACGTGTGCTTCTGCTCGTTGTTGGCGAAAGCAAACAAAAGGCCTTGGATGGCATGCTACGCAATGATCGTCGTTTTCCAGCTACTTGGTTGCGTGAGCATCCCGACCTAACCATTATCTATCGCTCAGACCAAGTTAAGGCAGAGCAACAATAG
- a CDS encoding PIG-L family deacetylase, whose translation MSRPSHHEYNLIVAAHPDDETLFFSSILMQEARETRVLCVTDGNADGQGSVRKKQFTSAMASFGIHHGKFGTLPDIYEKRLSYDEVSEMLEDLPTPTRVYTHGPVGEYMHPHHQDVCYAVTRFFRGVCPVFGVAYNCFPDEHHHLSRAQFELKAKVIAETYGSETNRFLNLIPCTAVEGFVELSYSEVREIYKLLSGQSQSMDESQLKHFLWLKKFLIHRASLSGERLF comes from the coding sequence ATGTCTCGCCCGTCTCACCATGAGTATAACTTAATCGTAGCAGCCCATCCAGACGACGAGACACTATTTTTTTCATCGATTTTGATGCAGGAGGCTCGCGAGACTCGGGTTCTGTGTGTGACGGATGGTAATGCCGATGGTCAAGGGTCTGTTAGGAAGAAGCAGTTTACGTCAGCCATGGCAAGCTTTGGAATTCACCACGGTAAGTTCGGGACTTTACCCGATATCTATGAAAAAAGGCTCAGTTATGACGAGGTCTCTGAGATGTTAGAAGATCTACCGACGCCTACTAGAGTTTATACTCATGGTCCCGTTGGTGAGTATATGCACCCTCACCATCAGGATGTGTGTTATGCTGTGACACGATTCTTTAGAGGGGTCTGTCCAGTTTTTGGAGTTGCTTACAATTGTTTTCCGGATGAGCATCATCACCTGAGTCGGGCGCAATTTGAATTAAAAGCCAAGGTCATAGCTGAAACCTACGGCTCCGAAACGAATCGATTTCTGAATCTCATTCCGTGCACCGCAGTAGAAGGTTTCGTGGAGCTTTCATATTCAGAAGTGAGAGAAATTTATAAACTGCTCTCAGGACAGTCTCAATCAATGGACGAATCCCAACTAAAGCATTTCCTATGGCTTAAAAAATTCTTGATCCACCGAGCATCCTTATCGGGAGAGCGTCTATTCTGA
- a CDS encoding lipase family protein gives MIAVSGDTMLIAFRGSKWIKDYLIDAEFFQRSSNVNEVRGKVHSGILRHYKNLRPALVNGIESRRHKVKKIFVTGHSLGGGLAQLTSLYIAKNKLPIKGLYTSAAPRLGDAEYLRDLEIHLQEKIYSAITQLDLVPHLPPSQWLAPEFAAIVPGDNVFTRWLKGFVEFLNYDVSPGQVTFIPQSGSWKTMKSFEKLSSERQYWERLKDSIQSGNIWQLFSDLQERFGTHTPEAYLCQLAEAESTKRSSLF, from the coding sequence ATGATTGCTGTTAGCGGCGATACGATGCTGATCGCCTTTCGAGGTAGTAAATGGATCAAAGACTACCTTATAGATGCAGAATTTTTTCAGAGATCATCAAACGTCAACGAAGTTCGCGGCAAAGTGCATAGCGGTATTCTTCGGCACTACAAAAACCTCCGCCCTGCTCTTGTCAACGGGATAGAATCCCGTCGTCATAAGGTTAAGAAGATATTCGTCACTGGCCATAGCCTTGGCGGTGGCCTGGCCCAGCTGACTTCACTCTACATTGCTAAGAACAAGCTGCCGATCAAGGGATTGTATACCAGTGCTGCTCCTCGTCTAGGGGACGCCGAGTACCTAAGAGACTTAGAAATTCATCTTCAAGAAAAGATCTATTCCGCTATCACCCAACTGGATCTGGTGCCTCACCTCCCACCATCCCAGTGGCTAGCACCAGAGTTTGCGGCGATTGTTCCTGGTGATAACGTCTTTACGCGATGGCTCAAAGGCTTCGTGGAGTTTCTTAACTATGATGTATCACCCGGACAAGTCACCTTTATTCCACAGTCTGGATCATGGAAAACCATGAAAAGCTTTGAAAAGTTAAGTAGTGAGCGCCAATACTGGGAGCGTTTGAAAGATAGTATCCAATCTGGCAATATCTGGCAGCTTTTTTCTGATCTTCAGGAGCGCTTCGGAACCCACACTCCAGAGGCTTATCTTTGCCAATTAGCGGAAGCGGAATCCACGAAACGCAGTAGTTTATTCTGA
- a CDS encoding MFS transporter — MSRTTIHPGYVFAGIATLVSVSFLDNIRGPLLPILCERLNLSYSYGGLFLTIGNFAAVVSTLMMGRALKRHSEKKVTLFICGFCALPGFIAPWVHDLVRLLALGLVMGAGVALMGSICNILTIKGSPSHLRGRLLSIQQVMYGVGSFLGPMTFAWFYEAQYPWWTAISIMSLANLILAGIITRVVPDEPAEDHDLNQPKEPFQWYSLVPVTLFAIYVGGEVLTSMWMSTYFIQVQNYSTVDASQLTSYFFLAISSSRFLSFLLVRPQWERMAMIGSLVLGITFILLAINGYPKLMPLAGLLGPFFPLFMAQVSHIYPKLWKSMTIWIFTAIQTSLALIHLSVGQLTDWVGIERAFYLAPLMITIALFMSLSFFRNNPIKFQST; from the coding sequence ATGAGTCGGACTACGATTCACCCAGGCTATGTATTTGCAGGAATTGCGACCCTTGTTTCCGTATCGTTCTTAGATAACATCCGAGGGCCCTTACTTCCCATTCTCTGCGAACGTCTTAACCTCTCCTATAGCTATGGTGGACTCTTTCTGACAATCGGCAACTTTGCAGCCGTGGTGTCGACCCTGATGATGGGCCGGGCACTAAAGCGACATTCAGAGAAAAAAGTCACTCTCTTTATCTGCGGTTTTTGTGCCCTCCCGGGCTTTATTGCCCCATGGGTCCACGATCTCGTACGACTTTTAGCACTCGGCTTAGTTATGGGAGCTGGTGTCGCACTGATGGGAAGCATCTGTAATATTCTTACAATCAAAGGCTCACCTAGCCACCTCCGTGGTCGTTTGCTATCCATTCAGCAAGTCATGTACGGCGTCGGTTCGTTCCTTGGACCTATGACTTTCGCCTGGTTCTACGAAGCACAATACCCTTGGTGGACAGCGATCAGTATCATGTCACTAGCAAACCTAATTCTAGCTGGCATCATAACTCGGGTGGTTCCCGATGAGCCAGCGGAAGATCATGACTTAAATCAACCAAAGGAACCCTTCCAATGGTATAGTTTGGTGCCGGTCACCCTTTTCGCCATCTATGTAGGTGGTGAGGTGCTAACATCCATGTGGATGTCGACTTATTTTATCCAAGTACAGAACTATTCCACTGTAGATGCCTCACAACTGACCAGCTACTTCTTTCTTGCTATCTCATCGAGCCGCTTCCTTAGTTTCTTGTTAGTTCGTCCACAGTGGGAGCGTATGGCAATGATAGGCAGCCTAGTTCTAGGCATTACCTTCATTCTTCTAGCTATCAATGGGTATCCTAAGCTCATGCCTCTTGCTGGCTTATTAGGACCATTTTTTCCTCTCTTTATGGCACAAGTTTCACATATCTATCCCAAGCTCTGGAAGTCTATGACTATCTGGATCTTCACTGCCATACAAACATCTTTAGCCCTCATTCACCTCAGTGTAGGCCAGTTGACAGACTGGGTGGGTATCGAACGAGCCTTTTATCTCGCCCCACTGATGATCACGATCGCCTTGTTCATGAGTTTGAGCTTTTTCCGGAACAATCCTATCAAATTTCAATCAACTTGA
- a CDS encoding class I SAM-dependent rRNA methyltransferase — translation MAKVHLKPGKEKSLINHHPWVFSGALQTAPKSLASGDDVSVHSAKGQFLGRGYYNPHSQIRVRIYSWQDGVSLNADFLREQIKSSIERRKHIDRQETNCIRLVAHDADYLPGLVIDQFDQWVSFQILTAGMEKHRDTIIALILELLNPQGIVERSDEAVRKKEGLELRKEVILGELPKEGVTVLENGMKLLVDLWEGHKTGFYIDQRDNRAIIKHYSEGSRVLNCFSYTGGFSVAAALGGAHEVTSIDESEPALELAQESFEKNGLSIPHHTIHKDVFKYLRELRDAGEQFDFIILDPPKFAASHRNIQGACRGYKDLNLLAFQLLRPGGLLASFSCSGLISRDLFQKVVFGATIDAGCDAQIVKHLSQSEDHPTRLSFPESLYLKGLLLRKV, via the coding sequence ATGGCCAAGGTACATTTAAAACCGGGTAAAGAAAAATCACTGATCAATCATCACCCCTGGGTATTCAGTGGCGCTCTGCAAACCGCCCCCAAGAGCCTTGCGAGTGGTGATGATGTGAGCGTCCATAGTGCCAAAGGCCAGTTTCTAGGGCGGGGATACTATAATCCCCACTCTCAGATCAGAGTTCGCATCTATTCATGGCAAGATGGAGTTTCACTGAATGCAGATTTCCTAAGAGAGCAGATCAAGTCAAGCATCGAGAGGCGCAAGCACATTGATCGCCAAGAGACCAACTGCATTCGCTTGGTGGCCCATGATGCTGACTATTTACCCGGACTAGTCATAGATCAGTTTGACCAATGGGTTTCGTTTCAAATCCTCACAGCTGGGATGGAAAAGCATCGAGATACCATTATCGCGTTAATTCTGGAACTACTAAACCCACAAGGCATCGTCGAACGTTCCGATGAGGCGGTTCGAAAGAAAGAAGGCTTGGAACTTCGCAAGGAGGTAATCCTCGGCGAGCTGCCCAAGGAGGGGGTTACTGTCTTAGAGAATGGCATGAAACTCCTTGTGGATCTTTGGGAGGGACATAAGACCGGCTTCTACATCGATCAACGAGACAATCGCGCAATTATCAAACACTATAGCGAAGGGTCTCGGGTGCTAAACTGCTTTAGCTATACAGGGGGCTTCTCCGTGGCAGCAGCTCTGGGTGGTGCTCACGAGGTAACAAGCATCGACGAAAGCGAGCCAGCTTTGGAATTGGCCCAAGAAAGCTTCGAAAAAAATGGTTTGTCGATACCTCACCATACCATCCACAAGGATGTCTTTAAATATCTTCGCGAATTAAGAGATGCTGGTGAGCAATTCGACTTCATAATACTCGATCCACCTAAATTTGCAGCAAGCCACCGTAATATTCAGGGTGCTTGTCGCGGCTACAAGGACTTGAACCTTTTAGCTTTCCAATTGCTCCGCCCAGGGGGCCTTCTAGCAAGCTTTTCTTGCTCGGGATTGATCTCTCGTGACTTGTTCCAAAAAGTTGTTTTTGGAGCCACCATTGATGCGGGCTGCGATGCCCAGATTGTTAAGCATTTGAGTCAATCTGAAGATCACCCTACTCGCCTATCATTTCCAGAATCACTATACCTAAAAGGGTTATTATTGAGAAAGGTGTAA
- a CDS encoding arsenate reductase ArsC: protein MASILFLCTGNSCRSQMAEGWAKFLWQGQHDVYSAGLKAHGLNPYAVRVMKEAGVDISQQKSQVIDDVPWQSMDYVTTVCGHADEHCPSLPVKAKKIHHPFDDPPRLAQDLTDEEEILFVYRRVRDEIRDFLDGWEGMKQ from the coding sequence ATGGCATCGATTCTCTTTCTATGTACGGGTAACTCATGCCGTAGCCAAATGGCTGAGGGTTGGGCAAAGTTTCTTTGGCAGGGGCAGCACGACGTTTACTCGGCTGGTTTGAAAGCCCATGGTTTGAATCCATACGCCGTTAGGGTTATGAAGGAAGCTGGTGTGGATATCTCCCAACAAAAATCTCAAGTGATTGATGATGTGCCTTGGCAGAGTATGGATTATGTGACAACAGTTTGCGGGCACGCAGATGAGCACTGTCCGAGTTTACCGGTGAAAGCCAAGAAGATTCACCATCCCTTTGACGATCCACCAAGATTGGCTCAAGATCTAACCGATGAAGAAGAGATTCTTTTTGTCTATAGGCGAGTTCGCGATGAAATTCGCGACTTTCTAGATGGCTGGGAAGGAATGAAGCAGTAG
- a CDS encoding NAD-dependent epimerase/dehydratase family protein, protein MRAFVTGGTGFIGLHVVKELIADRWDVTVLYRKTSDLSRLDNLDVQLVEGDIVDQDQMARILSQGFDAVFHVAGDVSLWRMKNDLQNQINIHGTRTLARQSLKHEVGRFVHTSSVAVWGLPDGTINERSEKKGPTAPINYMKSKFYGEQEVLACVQEGLDAVILNPCHVMGPYDEQNWSQLFTMIHRGQLPGVPPGLGTFCHVKDVAKAHLQALYKGTQGECYLLGGSQASYLDVGREVAELLQVPAPKQLPAWLLAMSGQYAELVSWFTGREPAMTPEKAALLSHDVKVDCTKAINHLDYEITPVSRILEESFHWLKHAGYLS, encoded by the coding sequence ATGAGAGCATTTGTAACTGGTGGTACCGGATTCATCGGACTTCACGTGGTCAAGGAGCTGATTGCGGATCGTTGGGATGTGACGGTTCTCTACCGAAAGACCTCGGATCTTTCGCGCCTCGATAACCTCGATGTTCAGTTGGTTGAGGGTGATATTGTCGACCAGGATCAAATGGCTAGGATTCTGAGCCAGGGTTTTGATGCGGTTTTTCATGTTGCGGGTGACGTGAGTTTGTGGAGGATGAAAAATGATCTGCAGAACCAGATCAATATTCACGGCACTCGAACCTTGGCAAGACAAAGTTTGAAACACGAAGTAGGGCGGTTTGTTCATACTTCTAGTGTGGCAGTTTGGGGCCTACCCGATGGAACTATCAATGAGCGATCGGAAAAAAAAGGACCTACAGCTCCGATTAATTATATGAAATCCAAATTCTATGGAGAGCAGGAAGTCTTGGCCTGTGTGCAAGAAGGCTTGGATGCGGTGATCCTAAATCCGTGTCATGTGATGGGTCCCTACGATGAGCAAAACTGGTCTCAGCTTTTTACTATGATTCATCGCGGGCAATTGCCTGGTGTGCCTCCAGGGCTCGGAACGTTTTGTCATGTAAAAGATGTTGCAAAGGCTCATCTGCAAGCTCTCTACAAAGGTACTCAAGGAGAATGTTACCTGCTCGGCGGCAGCCAGGCGTCCTATCTTGATGTGGGCCGCGAGGTAGCAGAGCTGCTTCAAGTCCCGGCCCCCAAACAGCTACCGGCTTGGCTCCTAGCAATGTCAGGGCAGTATGCTGAGTTGGTATCTTGGTTCACGGGGCGTGAACCGGCCATGACCCCTGAAAAGGCTGCTTTGCTATCCCACGATGTTAAGGTTGACTGTACCAAAGCAATCAATCATTTGGACTATGAAATCACACCTGTGTCTCGTATTCTAGAAGAGAGCTTCCACTGGTTGAAGCATGCCGGCTATCTCAGCTAG
- a CDS encoding ATP-binding protein: MLSSIKFRLTIIVASLALLLLGMNPFIAREVERATIESFENQSASEQAGLFSRILDNHLEGLNSWLRPWLIPANLKAFTSQSVDKELWERTVLGVGNQISVAFGVNQIISFDFEGHRLFDYRVSLDSVVFSESDNKVQAIIDRAMNSEAIETGFVTSPSGEPLFVVAIPAEDDSGDIATIHGFVGSLLPVLVEFQQSTGYYSQLSVGNFLLTPPSDQDYQLRDDGYYHGEHRGIYNLREVPLPHEVFNDKAHLVVYADMTRIVKDLAQTQDRINSLSWLIALIFLPIFIIAVALLLKPLTKMVQVSQEIAQGHYDKRIDVQSKDEIGELAASFDVMIQAIQKSDANTRSLLETISEGLFFFDKEGKIAKERSQALEKILPGSEDFHSIADFLNYYCDTKADTVEFVLECLKEDSGLVASFQGTMALLPSSFDFVVDDRTRKIAVAYKEHFQADGQLDGVIAVISDQTESLEAQQKQEAQTERIKRISMAASNLESFKDFFQETNKHFFCIDQWILDGRSERFQPLVQTLHTLKGNTATFEFSSISHRIHELESQIQGGQPTLVSPDAKNLWNVIKNQWEVETNDINEILGLQKNSSYVRVDQRKIDDLIRLAQRDASNQWLSAIANLKLYPPSEVFAKYHCMILELAQQENKSIRLSFEDDSSELSFHEAQRFDSAITHILRNCVDHGIETCEERLAVGKQRDGTIQFACHRRKGKLHLVIEDNGRGIVVDRLVEKAISSGHWTPEEAKQSSLEDKINLIFVAFLSTTEQITEVSGRGIGMDVVKSQIEDLGGTIKVTSVPGSGCRFEIIVPGLERQLLDKVA; the protein is encoded by the coding sequence ATGCTTTCTTCAATTAAATTCAGACTGACCATAATCGTAGCCAGTCTCGCATTATTACTTCTTGGAATGAACCCATTCATTGCTCGGGAAGTGGAACGAGCCACGATCGAATCATTCGAAAACCAGTCCGCAAGTGAGCAGGCCGGTTTGTTTTCGAGGATACTCGATAATCATTTAGAAGGCCTGAATTCTTGGCTAAGGCCGTGGCTCATTCCCGCTAACCTCAAAGCTTTCACCTCTCAATCCGTCGATAAGGAGCTTTGGGAACGGACTGTTCTGGGAGTTGGCAATCAGATCAGCGTGGCATTCGGTGTCAATCAAATTATATCGTTCGACTTTGAAGGCCATCGACTGTTTGACTACCGAGTATCCCTTGACAGCGTCGTGTTCAGTGAGAGCGATAACAAAGTCCAGGCTATTATCGACCGTGCTATGAATAGTGAAGCTATCGAGACTGGTTTTGTCACATCCCCTTCCGGTGAACCCTTATTCGTTGTCGCAATTCCTGCTGAGGACGATAGCGGTGATATCGCTACTATCCACGGATTTGTTGGCAGCCTGCTCCCGGTTCTTGTTGAGTTTCAGCAAAGCACTGGCTACTATTCGCAGCTCTCTGTTGGCAACTTCCTTCTCACCCCCCCTTCGGATCAAGATTATCAGCTTCGCGATGACGGCTACTACCATGGCGAGCATCGCGGAATCTATAATCTGAGGGAAGTTCCCCTCCCCCATGAAGTTTTTAACGACAAGGCTCACCTCGTCGTTTACGCAGACATGACTCGGATTGTAAAAGACCTCGCGCAAACTCAAGATCGTATCAATTCGTTGTCGTGGCTTATAGCACTTATTTTCTTGCCTATCTTCATCATAGCCGTAGCACTTTTACTGAAGCCACTGACTAAAATGGTTCAAGTCAGCCAGGAAATCGCTCAGGGTCACTACGATAAACGGATTGATGTGCAGAGCAAGGATGAAATTGGCGAGCTAGCAGCTTCATTTGATGTGATGATTCAAGCAATCCAAAAAAGCGATGCCAATACAAGAAGCCTCCTGGAAACGATATCTGAAGGTCTATTTTTTTTCGACAAAGAAGGGAAAATCGCTAAGGAACGATCACAGGCCTTAGAGAAGATCCTGCCAGGTTCAGAGGATTTCCATTCAATCGCTGATTTCTTAAACTATTACTGCGATACCAAAGCCGATACTGTGGAATTCGTCCTTGAATGCCTGAAGGAGGATTCTGGCCTGGTAGCATCATTTCAGGGTACCATGGCCCTGCTGCCTAGCTCTTTCGACTTTGTAGTTGATGATAGGACCCGAAAGATTGCCGTCGCATACAAAGAACACTTCCAGGCTGATGGTCAACTAGATGGAGTCATCGCTGTGATTTCAGACCAAACAGAGTCACTGGAAGCACAGCAGAAGCAAGAAGCACAGACCGAGCGTATCAAGCGTATCTCCATGGCTGCATCAAACCTTGAAAGTTTCAAAGATTTTTTTCAAGAAACAAACAAGCATTTTTTCTGTATCGATCAATGGATACTCGATGGCCGAAGCGAACGATTTCAGCCTCTCGTGCAAACCCTTCATACTCTTAAAGGCAATACTGCAACGTTCGAATTCAGTTCTATCTCCCATCGGATACACGAACTAGAAAGCCAGATTCAAGGTGGTCAACCAACACTTGTGTCGCCAGATGCTAAAAACCTATGGAATGTTATTAAAAACCAATGGGAGGTGGAGACCAACGATATCAATGAGATTCTTGGTTTACAGAAAAATTCCTCCTATGTTCGGGTGGATCAGCGAAAAATCGATGATTTGATTCGCCTTGCCCAGCGAGATGCTAGCAACCAATGGCTGTCAGCGATCGCCAACTTGAAGCTATACCCACCATCGGAAGTGTTCGCGAAGTACCACTGTATGATCCTTGAGCTAGCTCAGCAGGAGAATAAATCCATTCGCTTGAGTTTTGAAGATGATAGCTCTGAGCTATCCTTTCATGAGGCTCAGAGATTTGACAGCGCAATCACACACATCCTTCGCAATTGCGTTGACCATGGCATCGAAACTTGTGAAGAACGACTTGCTGTCGGAAAGCAACGAGACGGGACGATTCAATTCGCCTGCCATCGACGCAAGGGGAAGCTCCACCTGGTAATCGAAGATAACGGGCGAGGAATTGTTGTGGATCGGCTGGTGGAAAAAGCAATATCTTCAGGCCATTGGACTCCTGAAGAGGCGAAACAATCGAGCTTAGAAGATAAGATAAACCTCATATTCGTTGCATTTCTATCCACAACCGAACAGATCACTGAAGTATCCGGCCGGGGCATCGGCATGGATGTTGTGAAGTCGCAAATCGAAGATCTCGGTGGGACAATCAAAGTGACTTCGGTTCCCGGTTCCGGGTGTCGGTTTGAAATTATTGTTCCAGGGTTAGAACGACAGCTCCTAGATAAGGTTGCCTGA
- a CDS encoding FAD-binding oxidoreductase, with the protein MSQFLSWGRYFPHKPSQIRPIAWRDEFTWLGVEPHCLAYGLGRSYGDSCLNHHGVLIPTRGLNRLIAWDDETNILRCEAGVSLGEVLEFAVPRGSFLPVSPGTKFVTVGGAIANDIHGKNHHSAGTFGRYVKAFGLLRSNGEELVCSPASNADLYRATIGGLGLTGLITWADIQLKYASPVMAVENVPFEGLDEFFNLCESSEHYEYTVAWMDCIDAWNRWGRGIFMRANHSPDELPNQSRKPSLSVPFSLPSFVLNRYSCKAFNEAYYYANSLKQGTSLKPYEPYFYPLDMVHHWNRIYGSRGFFQYQLVVPLSEKEAFAEIFNVIAKSGLASFLVVLKKFGNLSSPGMMSFPMEGYTLTLDFSHRPGSTKATLKRLTDIVNEAHGRLYPAKDSVMTPEDFERYYPQWRQFSEYKDPKFSSSFWRRVAPTSQ; encoded by the coding sequence GTGAGTCAGTTTTTATCTTGGGGTCGTTACTTTCCCCATAAACCTAGTCAAATTAGGCCTATAGCCTGGCGTGATGAGTTCACTTGGCTTGGAGTAGAGCCTCATTGCCTTGCCTACGGCCTGGGTCGCAGCTATGGGGATTCATGCCTCAATCATCATGGGGTCTTGATCCCAACCCGAGGGCTCAATCGCTTGATCGCTTGGGATGATGAGACGAACATTCTTCGCTGTGAAGCGGGAGTGTCTCTGGGGGAGGTCTTGGAGTTTGCGGTACCCCGGGGAAGTTTCCTGCCGGTATCACCTGGAACTAAGTTTGTTACTGTGGGGGGAGCAATCGCCAACGATATCCATGGTAAAAACCATCACAGCGCTGGCACCTTTGGGCGTTATGTGAAGGCATTTGGGCTTCTACGATCCAACGGGGAGGAACTCGTTTGTAGTCCTGCAAGCAATGCAGATCTTTATCGGGCGACGATTGGCGGTCTTGGCTTAACTGGCTTGATCACTTGGGCAGATATACAACTTAAATACGCTTCGCCGGTGATGGCGGTCGAGAATGTTCCTTTTGAGGGGCTGGATGAGTTCTTCAACCTGTGCGAAAGTTCAGAGCACTATGAATACACAGTCGCTTGGATGGATTGCATCGATGCCTGGAACCGTTGGGGACGAGGCATCTTTATGCGAGCCAACCACAGCCCAGATGAACTTCCGAACCAATCCCGTAAGCCCTCGCTATCAGTGCCTTTTAGCCTTCCTAGCTTTGTCTTAAATCGTTATTCCTGCAAGGCGTTTAACGAAGCCTACTATTATGCCAATAGTTTGAAACAGGGAACAAGCCTCAAGCCTTATGAGCCGTACTTTTATCCCTTAGACATGGTTCACCACTGGAACCGTATCTACGGCAGTCGCGGATTCTTTCAGTATCAATTGGTGGTACCTCTTTCTGAAAAAGAGGCCTTTGCTGAAATCTTCAATGTGATTGCAAAGTCGGGCCTAGCATCCTTCCTAGTGGTTCTTAAAAAGTTTGGCAATCTTAGCTCCCCAGGGATGATGTCATTTCCGATGGAAGGATACACGCTAACTCTAGATTTTTCCCACCGGCCAGGCTCGACCAAAGCCACCTTAAAGAGGTTGACAGACATAGTTAACGAAGCCCATGGCAGACTGTACCCGGCGAAAGACAGTGTAATGACGCCAGAGGACTTTGAGCGCTACTATCCCCAATGGCGTCAGTTTTCAGAGTACAAGGACCCGAAGTTTTCTTCCAGCTTTTGGAGAAGGGTGGCTCCAACGAGCCAATAA